From one Drosophila subpulchrella strain 33 F10 #4 breed RU33 chromosome 3L, RU_Dsub_v1.1 Primary Assembly, whole genome shotgun sequence genomic stretch:
- the LOC119553586 gene encoding carboxypeptidase B, which produces MAKMWQGIVWSWAFCLVGLAGFGLANNLAGYEGYTKYTVQHGDEDAFRYMVDLQTNDAELDFWLLTRNSSVLTVSPKRKNQFEARLSSLDVNYEMQPLMELMAALQANSSYAEDNFDGEYEECQQEDCEEAERPRRRTRRQARGFFSHYPRYHEVLSFMSGLATRYPQYCRYESLGRSNEGRHIAALSISLNSRVRSRRVAYIQAATHGREWITTQTVLYLAYELLTNLRAFTRVLQDVEIFLVPLVNPDGYEYTHTTDRFWRKNRHRYAGHSCSGVDINRNFGNHWNYQGASQNLCSEVYSGTAPNSEPETSAVVRYLEFNRNRVKLSLDVHSFGKFIFYPYGYAKNTVPPTVGTLRSVALRAANQIGRYRGTRYTTGTSASILYEASGSLDDFAYGNLGIPLSYTLELPGDEFHVPAHDIIHVCKETFAGFIEFIRHVSLY; this is translated from the exons CTACACCAAATACACAGTGCAACATGGTGATGAGGATGCCTTCCGGTACATGGTGGATCTGCAGACGAACGACGCGGAGCTGGACTTCTGGCTGCTGACCAGGAACTCATCGGTGCTGACGGTGAGCCCCAAGCGGAAGAACCAGTTCGAGGCCCGGCTCTCTAGTTTGGATGTCAACTACGAGATGCAGCCCCTGATGGAGCTGATGGCTGCCCTTCAGGCCAACAGCTCCTATGCCGAGGATAACTTCGATGGGGAGTACGAGGAGTGCCAGCAGGAGGATTGCGAGGAGGCGGAGCGTCCTCGTCGAAGGACTCGTCGCCAGGCCCGCGGCTTTTTCTCGCACTATCCCCGATACCACGAAGTCCTCAGCTTCATGAGCGGATTGGCCACCAGATATCCACAGTACTGTCGCTACGAATCCCTGGGCCGCTCCAATGAGGGTCGCCACATAGCTGCTCTGTCGATTTCTCTGAACAGCAGGGTTCGATCCCGCCGAGTGGCCTATATTCAGGCAGCCACCCACGGAAGGGAGTGGATCACCACGCAGACGGTACTCTATTTGGCCTACGAGCTGCTTACCAATCTGCGGGCCTTCACAAGGGTTCTGCAGGATGTTGAGATTTTTCTAGTGCCTTTGGTCAATCCCGATGGCTATGAATACACCCACACGACG gaTCGTTTCTGGCGCAAGAATCGTCATCGTTATGCGGGTCATTCCTGCTCCGGCGTGGATATCAACCGTAACTTTGGAAACCACTGGAACTACCAGGGAGCCAGTCAAAAC CTCTGCTCGGAGGTTTACTCGGGTACAGCGCCCAATTCGGAGCCAGAGACCTCGGCCGTGGTGCGATATCTGGAATTCAATCGAAACCGTGTGAAACTCAGCCTGGATGTTCACTCATTTGGCAAATTCATTTTTTATCCCTACGGCTATGCGAA AAACACCGTGCCACCCACCGTGGGAACGCTGCGTTCGGTGGCTCTGAGGGCCGCCAACCAGATCGGCAGGTACCGCGGCACCCGCTACACCACCGGCACCTCAGCCTCGATTTTGTACGAGGCCTCCGGCAGCCTGGACGACTTCGCCTATGGCAACCTGGGAATCCCTCTGTCCTACACGCTCGAGCTGCCCGGTGACGAGTTCCACGTGCCCGCCCACGACATCATCCACGTCTGCAAGGAGACCTTCGCCGGCTTCATCGAGTTCATCCGGCACGTCAGCCTCTACTAG